A stretch of Lathyrus oleraceus cultivar Zhongwan6 chromosome 6, CAAS_Psat_ZW6_1.0, whole genome shotgun sequence DNA encodes these proteins:
- the LOC127091642 gene encoding protein unc-13 homolog translates to MGQPTRRESYSGPLMSAAFHKDRHYHHHHHHHHSYPHDQRLFEFADKDEANKLVSPFGKLERLSLDDIRETAYEMFFMACRSSPGFGGRNAHSFHSNNNSQNESKPSQVVMSPTSRVKKALGLKMLKRSPSRRMTSGGNSGGPSSPIAGGSPYHHSMSLSRPRRPMTSAEIMRQQMKVTEHNDNRLRKIVMRTLVGQAGRRAETIILPLEILRHLKLTEFNDSHEHHMWQKRQLKVLELGLLIHPLVPVEKNSPFATRLRDIIRSCELKPLDTGKNSDTMRTLCNSVVSLAWRGPNGTATDICHWADGFPLNIHLYNSLLHAVFDVRDETLVLDEVDELLELIKKTWSMLGITKSIHNVCFSWVLFQQYVETGQVEPDLLCASHVMLCEVANDAKKEKESSYLKLLTTVFTSMQSWGEKRLLNYHEFFPRGTTCQIESLLPLVLLVSKILGEDLMISDGEGREKGDVTIVDSSGDRIDFYIKSSMKNAFDKVIEAVNAKYPEMKIKGELSAILLHLAQETEDLAIKERQSYSPILKKWHPESASVAALMLHSCYGHVLRQYLSDVTSLTSEAVEVLQRAGKLEKVFVQMVFEDSIEDDNDNGKTVVKDMVPYEVDSVILNLLRKWINESLCKGRECLQRAKETETWNPKSKSELYAHSAAELMKLAKTSVEEFFQIPIGITDELVQELADGLESLIRDYIVFVASCGSKQSYIPVLPALTRCSRDSKIIKLWKRASPCATNLSELDHITGTNDGHNPRPSTSRGTQRLYIRLNTLHYLLAHVHSLEKSLLQNPNLVPSTRHCFTNNLKTQSSKSGTYFETLNSEISAALQHVSEVAAYRLIFLDSNSVFYDSLYVEDIANSRIRPALRTLKQNLTLMTTLLLDRAQPMAMKEVMRASFDAFLMILLAGGGSRVFNRSDHAMIQEDFESLNKVFCTCGEGLVSESVVEREAAVVEGVIGLMGQYTEQLMEDFSIATCEASEVGVMSNNGQKLPMPPTTGRWHRSDPNTILRVLCHRNDRAANYFLKRTFQLPKRR, encoded by the exons TCAGAATGAGTCCAAGCCGAGCCAGGTGGTGATGTCGCCGACGAGTAGGGTGAAGAAGGCTTTAGGTTTGAAGATGTTAAAAAGGTCACCGTCGAGGAGAATGACGTCTGGTGGAAATAGTGGAGGGCCGTCCTCGCCAATTGCCGGAGGCAGCCCTTATCATCACTCCATGTCGCTGTCGAGGCCACGGAGGCCGATGACATCGGCTGAGATCATGAGACAACAAATGAAAGTGACAGAGCACAATGATAATCGCTTGAGAAAAATTGTAATGAGGACCCTTGTTGGCCAA GCAGGAAGAAGAGCAGAAACAATAATTCTCCCATTAGAAATTTTACGCCATCTAAAACTAACAGAATTCAATGATTCTCATGAACACCATATGTGGCAGAAGAGACAGCTCAAAGTCCTTGAACTAGGCCTTCTTATACACCCTTTAGTACCGGTCGAAAAAAACAGCCCATTCGCGACACGCCTGAGGGACATTATACGTAGTTGCGAGTTGAAGCCATTAGACACCGGCAAAAACTCAGACACAATGAGAACACTTTGTAACTCAGTTGTTTCATTAGCATGGAGAGGTCCAAATGGAACAGCAACTGATATTTGTCATTGGGCTGATGGCTTTCCTCTCAACATTCATTTATACAATTCGCTTCTTCACGCTGTTTTCGATGTTCGAGACGAGACATTAGTACTCGACGAAGTTGATGAATTACTTGAGTTGATTAAGAAGACATGGTCTATGTTGGGAATAACTAAGTCAATTCATAATGTGTGTTTCTCTTGGGTTTTGTTTCAACAATATGTAGAAACAGGTCAAGTTGAACCTGATCTTCTTTGTGCTTCACATGTTATGCTGTGTGAAGTTGCTAATGATGCTAAGAAAGAAAAAGAATCTTCATATCTTAAGTTGTTGACAACAGTTTTCACTTCAATGCAAAGTTGGGGTGAGAAGAGGTTGCTTAATTATCATGAGTTTTTCCCTAGAGGAACTACTTGTCAAATTGAAAGTCTTCTTCCTTTGGTTTTGTTGGTCTCAAAGATTTTGGGTGAAGATCTGATGATATCTGATGGGGAAGGAAGAGAGAAAGGAGACGTTACAATTGTCGATTCTTCCGGTGATAGGATTGATTTTTATATTAAATCTTCCATGAAAAATGCATTTGACAAG GTGATTGAGGCAGTGAATGCAAAGTATCCTGAGATGAAAATAAAAGGAGAACTAAGTGCAATTCTGCTTCACCTAGCTCAAGAGACCGAAGATTTGGCGATAAAAGAAAGACAAAGTTATAGTCCAATATTAAAGAAATGGCACCCTGAATCTGCTTCAGTTGCAGCCTTGATGTTGCACAGTTGCTATGGCCATGTGCTAAGGCAGTATCTAAGTGATGTGACTTCACTCACTTCTGAGGCAGTTGAGGTACTTCAAAGAGCTGGAAAATTAGAAAAAGTTTTTGTTCAAATGGTTTTTGAAGATTCTATTGAGGATGATAATGATAATGGAAAAACAGTTGTGAAAGATATGGTTCCTTATGAAGTTGATTCAGTTATATTGAACCTTCTGAGAAAATGGATAAATGAATCATTGTGTAAAGGAAGGGAGTGTTTGCAAAGAGCAAAAGAAACTGAA ACATGGAATCCAAAGTCTAAATCGGAGCTATATGCACACTCAGCAGCAGAGTTGATGAAATTGGCCAAGACAAGTGTGGAAGAATTCTTTCAAATTCCAATAGGAATAACTGATGAGTTAGTTCAAGAACTTGCTGATGGATTGGAAAGTCTCATCCGAGATTACATCGTGTTTGTTGCATCATGTG GTTCAAAACAAAGCTATATTCCTGTACTTCCTGCGTTAACAAGATGCAGCCGCGATTCGAAGATCATCAAGCTGTGGAAGAGAGCTTCTCCTTGTGCTACAAACTTATCAGAGCTAGATCATATAACCGGAACAAATGACGGTCACAATCCAAGACCATCAACTAGCCGAGGCACGCAGCGCCTATACATTCGTCTCAACACCTTACACTACCTCCTTGCTCACGTCCATTCTCTCGAAAAATCGCTATTGCAAAATCCCAACCTAGTCCCTTCCACAAGACACTGCTTCACAAACAACCTCAAAACACAAAGCAGCAAAAGCGGTACATATTTCGAAACACTAAACTCTGAAATTTCAGCAGCACTTCAACACGTTTCAGAAGTTGCCGCATACCGTCTCATATTCCTGGACTCAAACTCAGTCTTCTACGATAGCCTCTACGTCGAAGACATTGCCAACTCGCGAATTAGGCCAGCTTTGAGAACCCTAAAACAGAATCTCACACTCATGACAACACTTTTACTAGATAGAGCTCAACCAATGGCTATGAAAGAAGTAATGAGAGCTTCCTTCGACGCATTCCTAATGATTTTGCTTGCTGGTGGAGGTTCAAGAGTGTTTAACCGGTCGGATCATGCTATGATCCAAGAGGATTTCGAGAGCTTGAACAAAGTTTTCTGCACTTGTGGTGAAGGATTGGTGTCAGAAAGTGTTGTAGAGAGAGAGGCTGCAGTTGTGGAAGGTGTAATAGGATTGATGGGACAATATACTGAACAATTGATGGAAGATTTCAGCATTGCAACATGTGAAGCAAGTGAGGTCGGAGTTATGAGCAATAATGGACAGAAACTTCCTATGCCTCCTACAACTGGAAGGTGGCATAGATCAGATCCTAACACAATATTGAGAGTTTTGTGCCATAGAAATGATAGAGCGGCAAACTATTTCTTAAAAAGGACTTTTCAATTACCAAAGAGGAGATGA